The genomic DNA CTCTGACCAATTTTGCGGTTCCAGCATATGGTTTCGGATGAACTCATTGAGATTCTCGATATCCTTGACGGCGACTGTTTGATTGAAGACGTCCATCGCTTTTTTCTTCACCTTCGTGATCTTGCGAAACCAGCCTTCGTATTCAGTGAATGTTTTGGTCGCCTTAAAGTCTCGATCCTTGATGGCCTTCAGAATTCCATCACTGGAATCAAGCTGTGAAAAATCACCAGTAATCGTCCGGTCTCCATCCGAGAAGCAATAGATTTTGTCGACTTTTTGTCCATTCCAATACAGAACTTGTGCCAGGCTGAAAGCAGCATCATCGACTCCATTCTGAAAGCAAGCCAGGATCACCGAATAGTGTTTCTTTTTTGGTCTCAGGCAGCGGGTTTTGATGCCATCACTGTCACCATCTGCATTGCGATCAAAGGCTCCTTCGAAGTACGTTCGCTCAGTTCGTTCCCGCTTCTTGGCTCCGGCAGCAACGTTGAAATTACGGACACCTGGCTTGACCAGTAATGTCAAAATCGCATCGACCAGTGTCGATTTTCCAGAACCATTCTGACCAACCAGTAGCGTGGACTGTCCTTCCGGAGAGACTGTATGAACTTGTTGGTCAAATGTCCCCCAATTCAAAAGTTCGAGTCGCTTTAAGCGAAACCCGGATGTCTGCGAAAAATTGACAGAGGCAAAGTCTGTTTTGTTAAAGAGTGTATTGGCTCGTTTCATTTGTCGGTGTCCTCGTCCAAACAGATCTGATTCGTTACCTGCTCCTCTTTCTTCGCAAGCAGTTGGTCCTTCAAACTCTCCAGCTCCGCTGCGGGAAGGCGCGCCTTCAAAATTCGACGGACTTCCCAGGTCGGTGGATCATCGCTGAATCGCCGTACGAATCCGAAGTCGTCCAGTCGCTTCATGGTCGATCGGAGTTCTTTGAGCTGTTTCACATCGTCTCCCTGCGAAAGTCGTAGTGCTTTCCATTGGTCAAACAACGTAGATTCGTCCACCACACATTTTTCGTCGTGAGCCTCTTCTTCCTCGAAGCGTCGATATTCATCACGGAGAAGAACACACAGGATCGACTGCTTGTAACTCAATCGCGAGGTGTGGAAGAGTTTTGGGATGAGGTCGTATCCCTCAGGAGTTTCTTCTTCGGACATCTGCCGGAGAAACGCCATGCCTTCGGACTCGTTGACAATCAAGACAAGTCCCAACCGAGCAAAGTAGTCAATTAATCGTGAGCTATTGGAAAGCAGAAGATTCCAGGCTCGTTCATCTTCCGCATAAACGACTCCGCGCAACAGCATGACTGCGGGAATACTGAACTCTTGAAACTGCGGAAAATCGTCAAGCATGTCCGTTCCTTCGCTTATTCAAGAATGTGACCAGCGGAACGCGCACTTCGATCCAGTTTGCATTGTCTTGCATGGGCGGAATTGATAACGGGATTTCGACGGACGTATCAATATGGTGATCGTCATCTTTAGCGATTTGAAGATAACCAAGAACTTCGACAACTCCAGCCGTGGGAGGAAACTCATCAAGCACATCCGCGAGTGTCGGAGCGGGTCGCAGCTTCAATAACTCTTCAACATGTTTTCGCATCGCTCTCCAATCCAGCCGGTGCATCGCTGCGTATTTTTTGAAGACATCGGATCGTGCGTCTTCGTCCGGTTGAAATTCCGTGAGATCAATCACTTCCAGCCTTGTTGGCTCAGTCCAGAAGGTGCGACGAAATGGTGAATCAATCGCTGCGGAATCTTCTATCGTCAGTCCGACATCCTCGCAGTCATGTCGACCATCAAAT from Thalassoglobus polymorphus includes the following:
- a CDS encoding DUF4194 domain-containing protein; protein product: MLDDFPQFQEFSIPAVMLLRGVVYAEDERAWNLLLSNSSRLIDYFARLGLVLIVNESEGMAFLRQMSEEETPEGYDLIPKLFHTSRLSYKQSILCVLLRDEYRRFEEEEAHDEKCVVDESTLFDQWKALRLSQGDDVKQLKELRSTMKRLDDFGFVRRFSDDPPTWEVRRILKARLPAAELESLKDQLLAKKEEQVTNQICLDEDTDK